CTTCATTAACTACTTGCAAATCTCCAGTCTCTAAATTCTTAATATTATTAAAAGATAACTTATTAATGCCGAGCTGAATTGAATCATAAATTAAAAAAATTGCAATTCCTAAAGCAATTATAGAAGCAGTAACTAAGACTCGACGTTTATGTCGGGTTAAGTTCTTTAAAGCTAATCTAATAAAGAACATTATCCTCACCTCCCGAATAATCAAATCCTTAATTAATTATTTCATCACTAACAATCTGCCCATCTCTTAACTTAATTAAACGCTGGGCATAATCCATGACTAACGGGTCATGAGTAGAAAAAATAAAAGTAGTATCTAGCTTCTTATTCATTTCTACCATAACTTTTAAAACATCTTGACTGGTTTTCGAATCCAAATTAGCCGTCGGTTCATCAGCCAATACCAATTTAGGTTTCTTAACTAATGCCCGGGCAATGGATACCCGCTGCTTTTGACCTCCGGATAATTCAGTTGGTCGCCTATCGGCCAAATCTCCTAAACCAACTGCTGTAAGAATCTCCATTACCTGTTGTTCAATATTTATTTTTTCTATATCGTTAATTAATTTAAGAGCAAACTCAACATTTTCATAAGCTGTTAAGACAGGAATCAAATTAAAGTCCTGAAAGATAAAACCAAAATTATGACGCCGCAACATTGCTAGCTCATCTTTGGATAATTCACTAATCTCTTCACCGCCAAAAGTAATTTTACCCTCACTAGGAGTATCTAAACAGCCGATTAAATTCAGTAATGTAGTTTTGCCTGAACCAGATGGCCCAGCAATTGAAACAAATCCACCTTCTTCAATCGTTAAATCCACCCCGCATAAGGCGTATACTTTAACTTTACCCTGACGGTAAATCTTCTTCACCCCTTTTAATTTTAACAATCCCATCTAAATTTCCCCTCCTATCTTTTATCAAGATAGCTTAATTTATTTGAAAACTACTAAAGTTCAGGAAGATTTATAGCAACCAATAAATCTGTTATTATAATTTACAAAATATATAAATAATATAAAAAAGTAATTTAATAATTTCAAACAGCATAATTTTTTTATATAAATAAAAAAGATAACCTATTTTCTATTAATAGAAAATAGGTTATCTTTACTTACTAAATAGCTTCTTCCCATAAATCATAATATTCTTCTAACTTATCTTTTATTGTTTCGTACTCATCTGTTAAATCGGTTAATTCTTCTTTATCATTATATAAATCCTGGCTATTAAATGCAGTTTCTAACTCTTCAAGTCTATCTTCTAACTCTATAATTTCTGCTTCTAATTCATTAAGATCTATTTCACTTTTGCGCTTCTTTGATTCATTTCTTATTTTTCCTTTTTCTACTGTTTCAGCCTCTCGCTCTTTTCGTTTAGCTTTTTTCTCAGCTGCTAATTCTTTTTCATATTCATTACGGTAATCAGTATAATTTCCTCTATACTCTACTAATTCATTACCATCAATAGCAAAAACTTTATCAACTAATTTATCTAAAAAGTAGCGATCATGAGAAATAACTAGAATGGTACCAGAATAATTCTGAAGTGCTTCCTCTAAAATTTCTTTAGATTTGATGTCGAGATGATTTGTCGGTTCATCTAATAACAATAAATTATAATCCTGAATTGCTAACTTGGCTAATGATAATCTTGCTTTCTCTCCACCGCTCAAAGTAGATATCTTTTTAAAAACATCATCACCTTTAAATAAGAAACGGGCCAGAACATCGCGAGCATAACTTTTAGCAATATCCTTAACTTTCTGTAATTCCTCAATTAAGTTATAATCAAGGGTTAAATTTGAATGTTCCTGATCGTAATATCCGATATTGACTCTAGTACCTAGCTTAATCTCTCCTGTATCAACCTCTTCTTGGCCCGATAATAATTGAAAAAGCGTCGATTTACCGCAGCCGTTTGGACCTACCAAGGCAACCTTTTCTCCTCTATATAACTTAAAATTTATATCCTCTAATATAAGTTCTTGATCATAGGACTTACTGAGCCCATCAACTGTCAGAACATCATTTCCACTGACAGTATCAAGTTTAAAATCAATCTTAGGAGTATCTAATGTTGGAGGCGCTGGTATCTTTTCCATTCGATTCAATTTTTTTTGACGTCCCCGCGCCTGTTTTGAATCAACACCAGCTTTATTCTTACGAATATAGGCTTTCATTTTCTTTATCTTCTTCTGTTGTTTTTCATATTCTCGCTGCCAAGTTAATAAGCGATGTTCTTTTTCTTCTAAATAAAAAGAGTAATCCCCACTGTATTTTTCTAACCTTCCTTTTTCTAACTCCCAAATTCGGTCAACAACTTGATCTAAAAAGTAACGATCATGAGAAATAATTACTACCGCTCCATCATAATCAACTAAATAATCTTCTAGCCACTCTTTAGCCTGAAGATCCAGGTGATTTGTTGGCTCATCTAAAAATAATAATTCCGGCTGACTAAGCAGTAATTTAGCCAATCCAGCTCTTGTCTTTTCACCACCACTAAAATTAGTTAATTTCTCAGAAAATTCATCCTCTGTAAATCCCAGTCCTCGTAAAACCCCTTTAATTTCACTTTCATAACGATAACCACCGCTGTCCTCATATTTTTGCCGAAGTTTACTGTAACGCTCCATTATTTTATTCAACTTCTCGCCGCTTACTTGACTCATTTCAGCTTCCAGCTTTCTTAACCTTTCTTCAAGCTGAAATAATTCCTGATAAATGCTTAACATTTCTTGATAAAGTGTAGAATCCATTTTAAGATCATAGTTTTGAGATAGATGACCAATATCTAAGTTATTACTGGTTAACATTTCACCATCGTCAAGATATTCTTCTTCTCTTAAGATCTTAATTAATGTTGACTTTCCTGTACCATTATCTCCAATCAAGCCAATACAATCATCGGCTTGAATCTGAAGTGAAATATCTTTAAAAATAACCTGTTCTGGATATATTTTCGTTGCTTTTCGCAATTGTAAAAGTGACACTATTATTCCTCCTGCTTTTGACATTGAGGACAGAAATAAGAACTACGTCCCCCTACTTTAATTTTCTCTAATGCTGCTGCACATCTATTACATTCTTCTCCTTTTCGATCATAAACACGTAAATAATTCTGATAGCTTCCAGCTTGACCGCTAGCATCAACATAATCCCATTTTGTTGTTCCGCGGTGCTTAATTCCTTCTGTTAGCACCTGTCTAATTGCATGATATAAATTTTCAATTTCTTGTTCTGTTAAAGTATCAGCTTTGCGCAAGGGATGAATTTGCGATATAAATAAAGCTTCATCAACATAGATATTCCCTAATCCAGCTAAAAACTTCTGATTTAACAATAAGGGCTTAATTTTACCGCGTCGTGTAGATATTATCTCCTTAAATCTATCAAGTGTAAACTTATCAGATAATGGTTCTGGTCCTAATTTAGTTAAACTTCCAGCTTCACTAAGGTCATCTACTAAATAAGTACGAGTGAACTTCCTCTTACTTCCTAAGCGAAGTTCATCATCCCCTCTAAACTTGAAAAAGATATAGTCATACTTATCATCTTCATCCTGTTTTTTGCAATAAACAAAGCGACCTGTCATTCTTAGATGAGTAACTAAATAATAATCTGTATCTAGCTCTATGATTATATATTTTCCGCGCCTTCTTATATTTTCTATTCTACTGCCAACTAAAATATCTATAAATTCTTCTACTTTCAAATCAGCTATTAATTTTTCATTCTTTACTTCTATATCTATAATTTCTTTATTTAAAACTGTTTCTTTAAGCGTATCAACTACAGTCTGAACTTCAGGTAATTCAGGCATTCTTTAGCCTCCATTATTTTTACAAATTATTATATCATAGCTTACTTTTTCTTATCAAAGTTTTTCTTAAGTAACTTCCATAACTCTGGTTTCTCCCTTTGTGGAGATATAGGTTC
This genomic interval from Sporohalobacter salinus contains the following:
- a CDS encoding ABC transporter ATP-binding protein, coding for MGLLKLKGVKKIYRQGKVKVYALCGVDLTIEEGGFVSIAGPSGSGKTTLLNLIGCLDTPSEGKITFGGEEISELSKDELAMLRRHNFGFIFQDFNLIPVLTAYENVEFALKLINDIEKINIEQQVMEILTAVGLGDLADRRPTELSGGQKQRVSIARALVKKPKLVLADEPTANLDSKTSQDVLKVMVEMNKKLDTTFIFSTHDPLVMDYAQRLIKLRDGQIVSDEIIN
- a CDS encoding ATP-binding cassette domain-containing protein, which produces MSLLQLRKATKIYPEQVIFKDISLQIQADDCIGLIGDNGTGKSTLIKILREEEYLDDGEMLTSNNLDIGHLSQNYDLKMDSTLYQEMLSIYQELFQLEERLRKLEAEMSQVSGEKLNKIMERYSKLRQKYEDSGGYRYESEIKGVLRGLGFTEDEFSEKLTNFSGGEKTRAGLAKLLLSQPELLFLDEPTNHLDLQAKEWLEDYLVDYDGAVVIISHDRYFLDQVVDRIWELEKGRLEKYSGDYSFYLEEKEHRLLTWQREYEKQQKKIKKMKAYIRKNKAGVDSKQARGRQKKLNRMEKIPAPPTLDTPKIDFKLDTVSGNDVLTVDGLSKSYDQELILEDINFKLYRGEKVALVGPNGCGKSTLFQLLSGQEEVDTGEIKLGTRVNIGYYDQEHSNLTLDYNLIEELQKVKDIAKSYARDVLARFLFKGDDVFKKISTLSGGEKARLSLAKLAIQDYNLLLLDEPTNHLDIKSKEILEEALQNYSGTILVISHDRYFLDKLVDKVFAIDGNELVEYRGNYTDYRNEYEKELAAEKKAKRKEREAETVEKGKIRNESKKRKSEIDLNELEAEIIELEDRLEELETAFNSQDLYNDKEELTDLTDEYETIKDKLEEYYDLWEEAI
- the mutM gene encoding bifunctional DNA-formamidopyrimidine glycosylase/DNA-(apurinic or apyrimidinic site) lyase, which codes for MPELPEVQTVVDTLKETVLNKEIIDIEVKNEKLIADLKVEEFIDILVGSRIENIRRRGKYIIIELDTDYYLVTHLRMTGRFVYCKKQDEDDKYDYIFFKFRGDDELRLGSKRKFTRTYLVDDLSEAGSLTKLGPEPLSDKFTLDRFKEIISTRRGKIKPLLLNQKFLAGLGNIYVDEALFISQIHPLRKADTLTEQEIENLYHAIRQVLTEGIKHRGTTKWDYVDASGQAGSYQNYLRVYDRKGEECNRCAAALEKIKVGGRSSYFCPQCQKQEE